A stretch of the Streptococcus oralis genome encodes the following:
- the guaA gene encoding glutamine-hydrolyzing GMP synthase, with translation MSNISTDLQDVEKIIVLDYGSQYNQLISRRIREIGVFSELKSHKISAAEVRAINPVGIILSGGPNSVYEDGSFDIDPEIFELGIPILGICYGMQLLTHKLGGKVVPAGDAGNREYGQSPLTHTTSALFEGTPEEQIVLMSHGDAVTEIPADFVCTGTSADCPYAAIENPNKHIYGIQFHPEVRHSVYGNDILRNFALNICQAKGDWSMDNFIDMQIKKIRETVGDKRVLLGLSGGVDSSVVGVLLQKAIGDQLICIFVDHGLLRKGEADQVMDMLGGKFGLNIVKADAAKRFLDKLAGVSDPEQKRKIIGNEFVYVFDDEASKLKDVKFLAQGTLYTDVIESGTDTAQTIKSHHNVGGLPEDMQFELIEPLNTLYKDEVRALGTELGMPDHIVWRQPFPGPGLAIRVMGEITEEKLETVRESDAILREEIAKAGLDRDIWQYFTVNTGVRSVGVMGDGRTYDYTIAIRAITSIDGMTADFAKIPWEVLQKISVRIVNEVDHVNRIVYDITSKPPATVEWE, from the coding sequence ATGAGCAACATTTCAACTGATTTGCAAGATGTCGAAAAAATCATCGTGCTGGACTATGGTAGCCAATACAACCAGCTGATTTCGCGCCGTATTCGTGAAATTGGTGTTTTTTCAGAGCTAAAAAGTCATAAAATCTCAGCTGCAGAGGTTCGTGCGATTAACCCTGTAGGGATCATCCTCTCTGGTGGACCAAACTCTGTATACGAAGATGGTTCATTTGATATTGACCCAGAAATTTTTGAACTTGGCATTCCAATTTTGGGAATCTGCTATGGTATGCAACTTTTAACTCATAAACTTGGAGGAAAAGTTGTACCTGCAGGTGATGCTGGTAACCGCGAGTATGGCCAATCACCACTTACCCATACCACTTCTGCCCTCTTTGAAGGGACTCCTGAAGAACAGATTGTTTTGATGAGCCATGGCGATGCTGTTACAGAGATTCCAGCTGATTTCGTTTGTACTGGAACTTCTGCTGACTGTCCTTATGCAGCTATTGAAAACCCTAACAAGCACATCTATGGTATCCAATTCCACCCAGAAGTTCGCCATTCTGTATACGGGAATGATATCCTTCGCAACTTTGCCCTTAACATCTGTCAGGCTAAAGGCGACTGGTCAATGGACAACTTCATCGATATGCAGATCAAGAAAATCCGTGAAACTGTAGGTGACAAGCGTGTTCTTCTCGGCCTATCAGGTGGTGTTGACTCTTCTGTTGTTGGAGTTCTTCTCCAAAAAGCAATCGGTGATCAATTGATCTGTATCTTTGTAGACCACGGTCTTCTCCGTAAGGGAGAGGCTGACCAAGTTATGGACATGCTTGGTGGTAAGTTTGGTTTGAATATCGTCAAAGCAGATGCTGCAAAACGCTTCCTTGATAAACTTGCAGGTGTTTCTGACCCTGAACAAAAACGGAAGATTATCGGTAACGAGTTTGTTTATGTCTTTGATGATGAAGCAAGTAAGCTAAAAGATGTAAAATTCCTTGCTCAAGGAACACTATACACTGACGTGATTGAGTCTGGTACAGATACTGCTCAAACTATCAAGTCACACCACAACGTTGGTGGACTTCCAGAAGATATGCAGTTTGAATTGATTGAACCATTGAACACTCTTTATAAAGACGAAGTCCGTGCTCTCGGTACAGAGCTTGGTATGCCAGACCACATCGTATGGCGCCAACCATTCCCAGGACCAGGACTTGCTATCCGTGTCATGGGTGAAATCACTGAAGAAAAACTAGAAACTGTTCGTGAGTCTGATGCTATCCTTCGCGAAGAAATCGCTAAAGCTGGTCTTGACCGCGATATCTGGCAATACTTTACTGTCAACACAGGCGTTCGTTCAGTCGGTGTTATGGGTGACGGTCGTACTTATGACTACACCATCGCCATTCGTGCCATTACTTCTATCGATGGTATGACAGCTGACTTTGCCAAGATTCCTTGGGAAGTCCTTCAAAAAATCTCTGTACGTATCGTAAATGAAGTGGATCACGTTAACCGTATCGTCTACGACATTACAAGTAAACCACCTGCAACTGTTGAGTGGGAATAA
- the ffh gene encoding signal recognition particle protein: MAFESLTERLQNVFKDLRKKGKISEADVQEVTKEIRLALLEADVALPVVKDFIKKVRERAIGHEVIDTLNPAQQIIKIVDEELTAVLGSDTAEIIKSPKIPTIIMMVGLQGAGKTTFAGKLANKLKKEENARPLMIAADIYRPAAIDQLKTLGQQIDVPVFALGTEVPAVEIVRQGLAQAQANHNDYVLIDTAGRLQIDELLMNELRDVKALAQPNEILLVIDAMIGQEAANVAREFNAQLEVTGVILTKIDGDTRGGAALSVRHITGKPIKFTGTGEKITDIETFHPDRMSSRILGMGDMLTLIEKASQEYDEQKALEMAEKMRENTFDFNDFIDQLDQVQNMGPMEDLLKMIPGMANNPALQNMKVDERQIARKRAIVSSMTPEERENPDLLNPSRRRRIAAGSGNTFVEVNKFIKDFNQAKQLMQGVMSGDMNKMMKQMGINPNNLPKNMPNMGGMDMSALEGMMGQGGMPDMSGLGGAGMPDMSQMFGGGLKGKIGEFAMKQSMKRMANKMKKAKKKRK, encoded by the coding sequence ATGGCATTTGAAAGTTTAACAGAACGTTTGCAGAACGTCTTTAAAGATCTACGTAAAAAAGGAAAAATCTCTGAGGCTGATGTCCAAGAAGTAACCAAAGAAATCCGTTTGGCCTTGCTTGAAGCCGATGTTGCTTTGCCAGTTGTAAAGGACTTTATCAAGAAGGTTCGTGAACGTGCAATTGGTCACGAGGTCATTGATACCCTCAATCCTGCCCAACAGATTATCAAAATCGTTGATGAGGAACTGACAGCTGTTTTAGGTTCTGATACGGCTGAGATTATCAAGTCACCAAAAATTCCAACCATTATCATGATGGTCGGTTTGCAAGGGGCTGGTAAAACGACCTTTGCTGGTAAGCTGGCTAATAAACTCAAGAAGGAAGAAAATGCTCGTCCTTTGATGATTGCGGCGGATATTTATCGACCAGCAGCCATCGATCAGCTGAAAACACTTGGACAGCAGATTGATGTTCCAGTCTTTGCACTTGGAACAGAAGTGCCAGCTGTTGAGATTGTTCGCCAAGGTTTGGCGCAAGCTCAAGCGAATCACAACGACTATGTCTTGATTGATACGGCAGGGCGTTTACAAATCGATGAACTTCTTATGAATGAGCTTCGTGATGTTAAAGCACTGGCTCAACCAAACGAAATCCTCCTTGTCATTGATGCCATGATCGGTCAGGAAGCGGCTAATGTTGCCCGTGAGTTTAATGCTCAGTTGGAAGTAACTGGTGTCATCCTTACCAAGATTGATGGGGATACTCGTGGTGGTGCAGCTTTGTCTGTTCGTCACATCACTGGAAAACCTATCAAGTTCACTGGTACGGGTGAAAAGATAACAGATATCGAAACCTTCCACCCAGACCGTATGTCAAGCCGTATCCTTGGTATGGGGGATATGCTCACTTTGATTGAGAAAGCTTCTCAGGAATACGATGAGCAAAAAGCTCTTGAAATGGCTGAGAAAATGCGCGAAAACACCTTTGATTTCAATGATTTCATTGATCAATTGGATCAGGTGCAAAATATGGGGCCAATGGAAGACTTACTCAAGATGATTCCAGGTATGGCTAACAATCCTGCCCTTCAAAATATGAAGGTGGATGAGCGCCAGATTGCGCGCAAACGTGCCATTGTGTCTTCTATGACACCTGAAGAACGCGAAAACCCTGATCTGTTAAATCCAAGTCGTCGCCGTCGTATCGCTGCTGGTTCTGGAAATACCTTTGTCGAAGTCAATAAATTTATCAAGGACTTTAACCAGGCCAAACAGCTCATGCAAGGTGTCATGTCTGGGGATATGAACAAGATGATGAAGCAGATGGGAATCAACCCAAATAACCTTCCAAAAAATATGCCAAATATGGGAGGGATGGATATGTCTGCCCTTGAAGGCATGATGGGACAAGGTGGAATGCCGGATATGTCAGGTCTTGGAGGAGCAGGCATGCCAGATATGAGCCAGATGTTTGGTGGCGGACTCAAAGGTAAAATCGGTGAATTTGCCATGAAACAGTCTATGAAACGTATGGCCAACAAAATGAAAAAAGCGAAGAAAAAACGTAAATAA
- a CDS encoding putative DNA-binding protein yields MEIEKTNRMNALFEFYAALLTDKQMNYIELYYADDYSLAEIAEEFGVSRQAVYDNIKRTEKILEDYEMKLHMYSDYIVRSQIFDQILERYPKDDFLQEQIEVLTSIDNRE; encoded by the coding sequence ATGGAAATCGAAAAAACCAATCGTATGAACGCCCTTTTTGAATTTTATGCGGCGCTTTTGACAGACAAGCAGATGAACTATATAGAACTCTATTATGCTGATGATTATAGTCTTGCTGAGATTGCTGAAGAGTTCGGTGTCAGTCGTCAGGCTGTCTATGATAATATCAAGCGGACGGAAAAGATTCTAGAAGATTATGAGATGAAACTTCACATGTATTCGGACTACATTGTCCGTAGTCAGATTTTTGACCAGATCTTGGAGCGTTATCCCAAGGATGACTTTCTGCAGGAGCAGATAGAAGTTTTAACAAGCATTGATAATAGAGAATAA
- the tuf gene encoding elongation factor Tu — MAKEKYDRSKPHVNIGTIGHVDHGKTTLTAAITTVLARRLPSAVNQPKDYASIDAAPEERERGITINTAHVEYETEKRHYAHIDAPGHADYVKNMITGAAQMDGAILVVASTDGPMPQTREHILLSRQVGVKHLIVFMNKIDLVDDEELLELVEMEIRDLLSEYDFPGDDLPVIQGSALKALEGDSKYEDIIMELMNTVDEYIPEPERDTEKPLLLPVEDVFSITGRGTVASGRIDRGTVRVNDEIEIVGIKEETQKAVVTGVEMFRKQLDEGLAGDNVGVLLRGVQRDEIERGQVIAKPGSINPHTKFKGEVYILTKEEGGRHTPFFNNYRPQFYFRTTDVTGSIELPAGTEMVMPGDNVTIDVELIHPIAVEQGTTFSIREGGRTVGSGMVTEIEA, encoded by the coding sequence ATGGCAAAAGAAAAATACGATCGTAGTAAACCACACGTTAACATTGGTACTATCGGACACGTTGACCACGGTAAAACTACTTTGACTGCAGCTATCACAACTGTATTGGCACGTCGCTTGCCTTCAGCAGTTAACCAACCTAAAGACTATGCGTCTATCGATGCTGCTCCAGAAGAACGCGAACGCGGTATCACTATCAACACTGCGCACGTTGAGTACGAAACTGAAAAACGTCACTACGCTCACATCGACGCTCCAGGACACGCGGACTACGTTAAAAACATGATCACTGGTGCTGCTCAAATGGACGGAGCTATCCTTGTAGTAGCTTCAACTGACGGACCAATGCCACAAACTCGTGAGCACATCCTTCTTTCACGTCAGGTTGGTGTTAAACACCTTATCGTCTTCATGAACAAAATCGACTTGGTAGACGACGAAGAATTGCTTGAATTGGTTGAAATGGAAATCCGTGACCTCTTGTCAGAATATGACTTCCCAGGTGACGATCTTCCAGTTATCCAAGGTTCAGCTCTTAAAGCTCTTGAAGGTGACTCTAAATACGAAGACATCATCATGGAATTGATGAACACTGTTGATGAGTACATTCCAGAACCAGAACGTGACACTGAAAAACCATTGCTTCTTCCAGTCGAAGACGTATTCTCAATCACTGGACGTGGTACAGTTGCTTCAGGACGTATCGACCGTGGTACTGTTCGTGTCAACGACGAAATCGAAATCGTTGGTATCAAAGAAGAAACTCAAAAAGCAGTTGTTACTGGTGTTGAAATGTTCCGTAAACAACTTGACGAAGGTCTTGCTGGAGATAACGTAGGTGTCCTTCTTCGTGGTGTTCAACGTGACGAAATCGAACGTGGACAAGTTATCGCTAAACCAGGTTCAATCAACCCACACACTAAATTTAAAGGTGAAGTCTACATCCTTACTAAAGAAGAAGGTGGACGTCACACTCCATTCTTCAACAACTACCGTCCACAATTCTACTTCCGTACTACTGACGTTACAGGTTCAATCGAACTTCCTGCAGGTACTGAAATGGTAATGCCTGGTGATAACGTGACTATCGACGTTGAGTTGATCCACCCAATCGCCGTAGAACAAGGTACTACATTCTCTATCCGTGAGGGTGGACGTACTGTTGGTTCAGGTATGGTTACAGAAATCGAAGCTTAA